The uncultured Hyphomonas sp. genome includes a window with the following:
- a CDS encoding outer membrane beta-barrel protein translates to MKKTLMCATAAAAFATAGLAAHAEDGWYARGDVQYGFAGKLDHDPVTQYVAGTLESSSDSDEMLGGQLGLGYDFDNGFRLEGVGGYRGGELDVPSSFSPGLTGVASDPHGNLQIADFMLNGIYDFNRAGKVQPYIGLGVGGARLKAKASNLNIGSPGNWAAVNGFSDTDTTLAYQGLLGLGYKVSDRLTLDLGYKYFVADDLELAGNPAGGTDYDGTYSDHVATVGLRWAFGAAPPPPPPPPPPPPPPPPPPPPPPPPPPPPPPPTEASTGPEVVCSDLGQSFVVYFEWDRADLTSQASAVIDQAVANIQSEASCATSSVSIAGHTDTSGASAYNQRLSQRRADVVGQALIARGIDASLITEEAKGETDLAKATRDGVREPLNRRSEVVITVQ, encoded by the coding sequence ATGAAGAAAACTCTTATGTGCGCGACAGCCGCGGCCGCATTTGCGACTGCTGGTCTTGCCGCTCACGCGGAAGACGGCTGGTACGCCCGTGGTGACGTCCAGTACGGTTTCGCGGGCAAGCTGGACCATGATCCTGTCACCCAATACGTTGCCGGTACGCTTGAAAGCAGCTCTGATTCTGATGAGATGCTCGGCGGACAGCTGGGTCTTGGCTACGATTTTGATAACGGTTTCCGCCTTGAAGGCGTCGGCGGCTATCGCGGTGGTGAACTGGATGTTCCGTCCAGCTTCTCTCCGGGCCTGACAGGCGTCGCATCCGACCCGCATGGAAATCTGCAGATCGCAGACTTCATGCTGAACGGCATTTACGATTTCAACCGCGCCGGAAAAGTCCAGCCGTATATCGGCCTGGGTGTGGGTGGCGCGCGTTTGAAAGCCAAAGCCAGCAACCTGAACATTGGCTCGCCCGGGAACTGGGCTGCCGTCAACGGTTTCAGCGATACCGACACGACTCTGGCGTATCAGGGCCTGCTGGGCCTTGGCTACAAAGTGTCTGATCGTCTGACGCTGGACCTTGGCTACAAGTATTTCGTTGCTGACGACCTCGAACTGGCTGGTAACCCGGCTGGTGGCACGGACTATGACGGCACCTATTCGGATCATGTGGCGACCGTTGGTCTCCGCTGGGCATTCGGCGCAGCTCCGCCTCCGCCGCCCCCACCGCCTCCGCCGCCTCCGCCGCCACCTCCGCCGCCGCCGCCGCCTCCGCCGCCGCCACCTCCGCCGCCGCCTCCGACCGAGGCTTCGACCGGTCCGGAAGTGGTCTGCTCGGACCTCGGCCAGAGCTTCGTGGTGTACTTCGAGTGGGATCGTGCTGATCTGACGAGCCAGGCTTCTGCCGTGATCGATCAGGCTGTTGCGAACATCCAGTCCGAAGCCAGCTGCGCAACCAGCTCGGTGAGCATCGCCGGTCACACCGATACGTCGGGTGCCAGCGCCTACAACCAGCGTCTGTCTCAGCGTCGTGCTGACGTCGTTGGCCAGGCTCTGATCGCTCGCGGCATCGACGCTTCGCTCATCACTGAGGAAGCCAAAGGTGAAACCGACCTGGCAAAAGCAACTCGCGACGGTGTTCGCGAGCCGCTGAACCGCCGTTCGGAAGTTGTGATCACCGTTCAGTAA
- a CDS encoding phosphotransferase family protein has product MGSNEQIATALEAWAGAKFGADSKVDALMRLSGGASQETWAFDVVTDKGKTPLILRRAPGGVETARSSEAIGLAMEATLLTHADKAGVPVPPVLGVFEDDPTLGQCFIMDRISGETLGRKILRDAEYAAARKILARQCGEALAGIHSIPPDTLPELPISNGINQLEKYEAIYRSFDLPRPVFELAFSWLKANAPEPLPVVLVHGDFRLGNLMVSEKGLASVLDWELAHIGDPREDIAWLCVNSWRFGNAEKRVGGFGDLPDLLEAYATAGGATIHPRDIDWWEIMGSLKWGIMCMIMYEAYRSGADPSVERAAIGRRVSETEIDLVNLLEGIRNNA; this is encoded by the coding sequence ATGGGAAGTAACGAACAGATCGCAACAGCGCTAGAGGCTTGGGCCGGTGCAAAATTCGGCGCAGACAGCAAAGTTGACGCATTAATGCGTCTTTCTGGCGGTGCCAGCCAGGAAACTTGGGCTTTCGACGTCGTTACCGATAAGGGCAAAACACCCCTGATTCTTCGCAGAGCGCCGGGCGGCGTGGAAACTGCCCGCTCCTCCGAAGCGATCGGACTGGCGATGGAAGCAACCCTGCTCACCCATGCCGACAAGGCCGGCGTACCTGTTCCACCGGTCCTTGGCGTCTTCGAAGACGATCCCACGCTTGGCCAGTGTTTCATCATGGACAGGATCAGTGGAGAAACCCTTGGCCGGAAGATTCTCCGCGACGCCGAATATGCAGCAGCTCGAAAAATTCTGGCCCGGCAGTGCGGCGAAGCTCTGGCCGGAATTCACTCCATTCCCCCTGACACTTTGCCTGAACTGCCTATCAGCAACGGAATCAACCAACTCGAAAAGTATGAAGCAATCTACCGATCCTTCGACCTGCCGCGGCCGGTGTTCGAACTTGCTTTTTCCTGGTTGAAAGCGAATGCACCCGAACCGCTTCCGGTCGTATTGGTGCACGGCGATTTCCGGCTGGGCAATCTGATGGTTTCCGAAAAAGGGCTGGCCTCCGTGCTCGATTGGGAGCTGGCCCATATCGGTGATCCGCGCGAAGACATCGCCTGGCTCTGCGTCAATTCATGGCGGTTCGGAAATGCTGAAAAACGTGTGGGCGGCTTCGGTGACCTTCCGGACCTGCTCGAAGCCTATGCTACAGCGGGCGGCGCAACCATCCATCCTCGCGACATTGACTGGTGGGAGATCATGGGAAGCCTGAAATGGGGCATCATGTGCATGATCATGTACGAAGCCTACCGTTCCGGTGCGGATCCAAGCGTGGAGCGTGCGGCAATCGGCCGGCGCGTTTCGGAAACGGAGATTGATCTCGTGAACCTGCTGGAAGGGATACGCAACAATGCATGA
- a CDS encoding DUF6285 domain-containing protein yields MHDAPSTKELVEAVKRFIDDTASPQLTGHAAFHARVASNVLSTLVRELEQRPEAESSEQARLVALLDAAPDTPLEDLNRDLCRRIQSGEMDLSTDGLLDHLKTTTIAQLSIDQPRYSGLALALQARG; encoded by the coding sequence ATGCATGATGCGCCCTCAACGAAAGAGCTGGTGGAAGCGGTGAAGCGCTTCATCGACGACACGGCCTCTCCACAGCTCACGGGTCACGCCGCCTTCCACGCACGCGTCGCATCAAACGTCCTGTCCACTCTTGTTCGGGAGCTGGAGCAGCGTCCTGAAGCAGAAAGTTCGGAACAGGCAAGGCTTGTCGCGCTATTGGACGCCGCCCCGGATACACCTCTGGAAGACCTGAACCGGGACCTTTGCAGACGCATACAGTCCGGTGAGATGGACCTTTCCACAGACGGCTTGCTGGACCATCTAAAAACCACCACAATTGCGCAGTTGTCTATCGACCAACCTCGATATTCAGGGCTGGCTCTCGCGTTGCAAGCACGTGGCTGA
- the astD gene encoding succinylglutamate-semialdehyde dehydrogenase: MDGVYINGQWRTGAGAPFQNHCPATGDVVWDGRGADAAEVNEAVASARQAFHSWANLPQSDRTAILERYADEIEKRTDAIAETVSRDMGKVLWESRSEAATMKAKVAVSIAAQVERAGSKFSEANFGSSHLTHRPHGVMAVFGPFNFPGHLPNGHIVPALLAGNTCVFKPSELAPGVAFHMAEAFAAAGLPEGCLNIVHGGRETGGALLNADINGLLFTGSAATGVHFHKHFAGRPEVILALEMGGNNPLIIWDPADVDAAADIAAQSAFLTSGQRCSCARRVILPKGAWGDQVADAIVARAEGLAIGAWDEEGMFMGPLVSEKAAVNAVEFQEMLVARGGCALKALERLERGGGFVSAGVVDVTDANDIPDEELFGPVMQIVRVENFDEALARANATRYGLSGGLVSDDDALWVRAHREMRAGILNRNRPTAGASGAMPFGGPGLSGNFRPGAYYAADYCAWPQASQVSDKAARMSAQGFPK; this comes from the coding sequence ATGGATGGCGTCTATATAAACGGGCAATGGCGTACCGGCGCGGGTGCCCCCTTCCAGAATCATTGTCCTGCGACGGGGGACGTCGTCTGGGACGGGCGCGGCGCTGACGCGGCCGAAGTCAATGAAGCTGTCGCATCTGCCCGACAGGCTTTTCATTCTTGGGCCAATCTTCCCCAGAGCGACCGGACAGCAATTCTGGAGCGGTATGCGGACGAAATCGAAAAGCGTACAGACGCGATTGCTGAAACCGTCAGTCGCGACATGGGCAAGGTGCTTTGGGAGTCGAGATCCGAAGCCGCGACCATGAAGGCAAAAGTGGCTGTTTCCATAGCTGCGCAGGTGGAGCGCGCAGGTAGCAAGTTCAGCGAAGCCAACTTTGGTTCATCGCATCTGACGCATCGCCCGCACGGGGTGATGGCTGTGTTTGGGCCCTTTAATTTTCCGGGACATCTGCCGAACGGTCACATCGTTCCTGCGCTCCTTGCGGGTAATACGTGCGTATTCAAACCATCTGAACTGGCGCCCGGTGTGGCGTTTCACATGGCTGAGGCTTTTGCCGCAGCCGGACTTCCAGAAGGGTGTCTGAACATCGTGCATGGCGGGCGGGAGACCGGCGGCGCTCTGCTCAATGCAGACATCAATGGGCTGCTGTTCACGGGCTCTGCAGCCACGGGTGTACACTTTCACAAACACTTCGCAGGCCGGCCGGAAGTCATCCTGGCGCTGGAAATGGGCGGAAACAATCCGCTCATCATCTGGGACCCGGCAGATGTGGATGCAGCGGCCGATATCGCAGCCCAGTCTGCCTTCCTGACCAGCGGACAGCGGTGTTCCTGCGCCCGCCGGGTCATCCTTCCAAAAGGCGCCTGGGGCGACCAGGTTGCCGATGCAATCGTCGCGCGCGCCGAAGGGCTTGCGATTGGTGCCTGGGACGAAGAAGGCATGTTCATGGGGCCGCTCGTGTCTGAGAAGGCGGCCGTGAATGCGGTGGAGTTCCAGGAAATGCTGGTCGCACGCGGCGGATGCGCACTGAAGGCGCTGGAACGTCTGGAGCGGGGCGGAGGTTTTGTTTCTGCCGGCGTTGTGGATGTCACAGACGCAAACGACATTCCGGATGAAGAATTGTTCGGCCCGGTCATGCAGATCGTGCGTGTTGAGAATTTTGATGAGGCTCTCGCCCGCGCAAATGCGACGCGATACGGCCTGTCCGGCGGTCTGGTGAGTGATGATGATGCGCTCTGGGTGCGTGCGCATCGCGAAATGCGTGCCGGCATCCTCAACCGGAATCGTCCGACAGCCGGCGCCAGCGGTGCGATGCCGTTTGGCGGCCCGGGGCTGTCAGGAAATTTCCGTCCGGGTGCATACTATGCAGCCGATTATTGTGCCTGGCCTCAGGCGAGCCAGGTGTCAGATAAGGCCGCGCGCATGAGCGCCCAGGGTTTCCCGAAGTGA
- the maiA gene encoding maleylacetoacetate isomerase, protein MIRLHDYWRSSAAYRVRIALNLKGLSYEQVSVNIAPGADEQLSDAYRSVNPQMRVPTLEIDGVKTGQSMAILEWLEETYPDPAILPSDPESRLQARAFADTIACDIHPLNNLSVLASLRQDFGADDAAVTRWYHDWIRRGFQALEEFAVTRTSGPFLFGDAPTIAEITLIPQVANARRFEMDLSAFPALVAIDAACRELDAFRKASPEANRPA, encoded by the coding sequence ATGATCCGTCTTCATGATTACTGGCGCTCTTCAGCCGCGTACCGGGTGCGCATTGCCCTCAATCTCAAAGGTCTCTCTTACGAGCAGGTGTCAGTGAATATAGCACCGGGGGCAGACGAGCAGTTGTCCGACGCCTACCGGTCTGTAAATCCGCAGATGCGCGTCCCGACGCTTGAAATCGATGGCGTGAAGACCGGGCAGTCGATGGCTATTCTGGAGTGGCTGGAAGAAACCTACCCGGATCCTGCGATCCTACCGTCAGACCCCGAAAGCCGGCTTCAGGCACGCGCCTTCGCGGACACGATTGCCTGCGACATTCATCCGCTGAACAATCTATCCGTTCTGGCTTCGCTGAGACAGGATTTCGGAGCCGATGATGCCGCTGTAACGCGCTGGTATCACGACTGGATCCGCCGTGGCTTTCAGGCGTTGGAAGAGTTTGCCGTAACGCGGACGAGCGGCCCGTTCCTGTTCGGGGATGCGCCCACGATTGCGGAAATCACGCTCATTCCTCAGGTCGCGAATGCGCGGAGATTCGAGATGGATCTTTCAGCTTTTCCGGCGTTGGTTGCGATTGATGCAGCCTGCCGCGAGCTGGACGCCTTCCGTAAAGCGTCGCCCGAGGCCAACAGGCCAGCCTAA
- a CDS encoding DUF502 domain-containing protein, translated as MAKKPKKDMGILEVEKLPRVSAWAWLRARFFAGMVIALPIVVTFAILQFFINYIDQRVVPILPESLRPETYLNYAVPGFGVIVLVLFLTILGAITTNLLGRSVVVITDRVLSQIPIVRTVYSSFKQLVDVFANNPTEQFRECVLIQFPRADSWCLGFVAAPARGEVRTHLSEEYIGVFVPTTPNPTSGFIMFVKAENTIKLHMSVEEGARMILSAGLVVPEHPDVKAAIEAANGKTSTTEPGEPSAPSPDAEPGPEPTQDQDPK; from the coding sequence ATGGCCAAAAAGCCAAAAAAGGACATGGGCATTCTTGAGGTAGAGAAACTGCCTCGCGTCAGTGCCTGGGCCTGGCTGCGGGCGCGTTTCTTTGCCGGCATGGTCATTGCGCTGCCGATCGTGGTGACGTTCGCCATCCTGCAATTCTTCATAAATTACATCGACCAGCGTGTGGTTCCGATTCTGCCGGAATCCCTGCGGCCGGAAACTTACCTGAACTATGCGGTTCCGGGTTTTGGTGTGATCGTGCTGGTCCTTTTCCTGACCATTCTGGGGGCGATCACGACGAACCTTCTGGGGCGTTCGGTTGTTGTCATCACTGACCGTGTGTTGAGTCAGATTCCGATCGTCAGGACGGTGTATTCGTCGTTCAAGCAGCTGGTCGACGTCTTTGCGAACAATCCCACGGAACAGTTCCGCGAATGCGTGTTGATCCAGTTTCCGCGGGCAGACAGCTGGTGTCTTGGCTTTGTGGCGGCCCCTGCGCGCGGTGAAGTCAGGACGCACCTCAGCGAAGAATACATTGGCGTGTTTGTGCCGACGACGCCGAACCCGACCTCCGGCTTCATCATGTTCGTGAAAGCCGAAAACACGATCAAGCTGCACATGAGCGTCGAAGAGGGCGCGCGGATGATCCTGTCGGCCGGTCTTGTCGTACCGGAGCATCCGGACGTGAAAGCGGCGATCGAAGCCGCAAACGGCAAAACGTCTACGACAGAGCCCGGGGAACCATCAGCTCCCTCACCAGACGCAGAGCCCGGCCCCGAACCGACTCAAGATCAGGATCCGAAGTGA
- a CDS encoding hydrolase, whose protein sequence is MIDLSTLSKEDEAARERLAARASDMISQTKNWAAINTGSWNVDGLRKLAPILADAFSELDAEVRLDPGDPFESVNDSGETETTETSSIIRVSSRPDAPVQVIMSGHYDTVFAPGTFESIRDLGDGRLNGPGLADMKGGLCIMREALLAFEAGPLKDRLGYQIVISPDEEIGNFASARALTEAARSGAHIGMTYEPCMDTGAMSGGRKGSAVFDIVLHGRAAHAGRAKEEGRSALEAAAELVVGLEQLNGRRDGVTVNVGSIDGGGPVNIVPDLAIVRFGARAPDADAAQWATDEVKHLFERATARDGIHGHLHGGFYRPPKPRNSAQQALFDAVQATGKAIGLDLVFQDTGGVCEGNNIFAAGVPNVDTLGVMGGRIHSNEEYVLTDSFAERAALSALILNRLADGRLDGAGIKALMDS, encoded by the coding sequence ATGATTGATCTGAGCACTCTGAGTAAAGAAGACGAGGCGGCGCGCGAGCGCCTTGCAGCGCGCGCGTCTGACATGATTTCGCAGACGAAGAATTGGGCGGCCATCAATACCGGGAGCTGGAATGTCGACGGCTTGCGGAAGCTTGCTCCGATCCTGGCTGACGCCTTTTCTGAACTGGACGCGGAGGTCCGCCTTGATCCCGGCGATCCGTTTGAATCCGTCAATGACTCGGGCGAGACGGAGACGACTGAAACCTCCTCCATCATCCGCGTGTCATCGCGGCCTGACGCGCCGGTCCAGGTCATCATGTCCGGTCACTATGATACCGTTTTTGCACCCGGAACGTTCGAGTCGATTCGCGATCTCGGAGACGGCCGCCTGAACGGTCCTGGGCTGGCGGACATGAAAGGCGGCCTCTGTATCATGCGGGAAGCGCTGCTGGCTTTCGAGGCTGGCCCGCTGAAAGACCGGCTCGGATACCAGATCGTCATCAGCCCGGATGAAGAGATCGGAAACTTCGCAAGCGCCCGCGCCCTGACTGAAGCTGCCCGTTCCGGGGCGCATATCGGCATGACCTATGAGCCCTGCATGGACACAGGCGCCATGTCTGGCGGCCGGAAAGGTTCGGCGGTTTTCGATATTGTCCTGCACGGACGCGCGGCGCATGCCGGGCGCGCCAAGGAGGAGGGGCGTAGTGCATTGGAAGCTGCCGCCGAACTCGTGGTCGGGCTTGAACAGCTGAATGGCCGCCGGGACGGGGTGACCGTCAATGTCGGGTCGATCGATGGCGGAGGGCCGGTGAACATTGTCCCGGATCTCGCCATCGTCCGCTTCGGTGCCCGTGCCCCGGATGCCGATGCCGCGCAATGGGCGACCGATGAGGTGAAGCATCTGTTCGAACGTGCAACAGCACGCGACGGCATACACGGGCATCTTCATGGTGGCTTCTACAGACCGCCCAAACCAAGGAACTCCGCCCAGCAGGCCTTGTTCGACGCGGTACAGGCAACGGGGAAGGCGATTGGTCTGGACCTTGTCTTCCAGGACACTGGCGGCGTGTGCGAAGGCAACAACATTTTTGCGGCAGGCGTTCCCAATGTCGACACGCTGGGCGTCATGGGCGGACGTATTCATTCTAATGAGGAATACGTACTCACCGACAGTTTTGCGGAGCGCGCCGCCTTGTCCGCCCTCATTCTGAACAGGCTTGCCGATGGGCGTCTCGATGGCGCCGGTATAAAAGCGCTAATGGATAGCTGA
- a CDS encoding arginine N-succinyltransferase, which yields MADTYVMRPSRLDDLQSLIELAELSGPGFTSLPVDVPILRERLQKSDDAFLGRLQRIEYGKYLLMMENAETGEVVGCSAVKAGTGIDQPFFNYRVITLAQASQAAGNLRFDMDALVLTNEYVGFTEVGTLFLKPEHRGGGAGRLAAQSRYLLMAAEPERFGTKVLAELRGVVDNEGRSSFWECLGRHFFRMDFTEADRLSATTDNQFILDLMPKYPIYVDLLPPEAREVIGRCHSDGVGAYKLLQWEGFEFDRTVDIFDGGPLVTVQRRHIRTIQESRRVRFEAGDVDSDPAAKQGLASSDMMPEFRVSLAKSILKDPQTAVVSPDTLALLKLKPGSEGRIWQRSK from the coding sequence ATGGCAGACACCTATGTGATGCGGCCCTCGCGGCTGGATGACCTGCAATCCCTTATTGAGCTGGCTGAACTGTCAGGACCCGGATTTACCAGCCTGCCTGTGGATGTGCCCATTCTCCGCGAGCGGCTGCAGAAATCCGATGATGCGTTTCTTGGTCGTCTCCAGCGCATTGAATACGGCAAATACCTCCTGATGATGGAAAATGCCGAGACCGGCGAAGTGGTGGGGTGTTCTGCCGTGAAGGCCGGCACCGGAATTGACCAGCCATTCTTCAACTACCGGGTCATCACGCTGGCCCAGGCCAGTCAGGCTGCTGGAAACCTGCGGTTCGACATGGATGCCCTCGTGCTGACCAATGAATATGTTGGCTTTACCGAAGTCGGCACGCTGTTCCTGAAGCCGGAACATCGCGGGGGCGGCGCCGGGCGCCTGGCTGCCCAATCCCGCTACCTGCTCATGGCAGCGGAACCTGAGCGTTTCGGCACCAAGGTGCTGGCCGAACTTCGAGGCGTGGTGGACAATGAAGGGCGTTCTTCGTTCTGGGAGTGTCTTGGACGACACTTTTTCAGAATGGACTTCACCGAGGCGGATCGCTTGTCCGCGACAACGGATAACCAGTTCATTCTGGACCTGATGCCGAAATACCCGATCTATGTCGATTTGCTGCCGCCTGAAGCGCGCGAGGTTATCGGCCGGTGCCATTCCGACGGCGTGGGCGCATACAAACTGCTGCAGTGGGAAGGCTTCGAATTCGACCGTACCGTGGATATTTTCGATGGCGGCCCGCTGGTGACCGTGCAGCGCCGCCATATCCGCACCATTCAGGAAAGCCGCCGCGTCAGGTTCGAAGCCGGCGACGTGGATTCCGATCCGGCTGCGAAGCAGGGGCTCGCGTCCAGTGACATGATGCCTGAATTCAGGGTCAGTCTTGCAAAGAGCATTTTGAAAGATCCGCAAACCGCGGTCGTCAGCCCGGACACTCTGGCGCTTCTGAAGCTGAAGCCCGGGTCCGAAGGACGAATCTGGCAACGGAGTAAATAG
- the astB gene encoding N-succinylarginine dihydrolase, which yields MTAREVNFDGLIGPSHNYGGLSDGNLASSRNAGDVSNPREAALQGLEKMRALIRAGLTQGILPPLPRPNFDLLTSAGFGGSDRQILEKAAAQAPRLLKVAYSASSMWTANAATVSPSADTADGRLHLTAANLSTMLHRSIEHPDTTASLQAIFRDDRHFSVHAALPMHPDFADEGAANHVRLCAEHGQPGVELFVYGREAGESTAGFPARQTRLAAESTARGHGLSEGRRVFARQSREAINAGAFHNDVVCVGALDTLLFHEAAFEDTKATLADLQKASQGLFDLQPVMVASADVSLQDAIRSYLFNSQLLSMPGESRLVLVAPTEVRETESTRAYCDKLVDGNGPIGRVHYVDVRQSMRNGGGPACLRLRVVMTDAELATCHQGVLLTEERIDALQAVVRKYYRDRLAPGDLADSSFADECRIAREALLDVLELEELA from the coding sequence GTGACTGCGCGGGAAGTCAATTTTGATGGGCTGATCGGCCCAAGCCACAATTATGGCGGTTTGTCGGACGGCAATCTCGCGAGCTCACGCAACGCCGGTGATGTTTCCAATCCGAGGGAAGCGGCTCTTCAGGGGCTGGAGAAGATGCGCGCCTTGATCAGGGCAGGGCTGACGCAGGGTATTCTCCCGCCATTGCCGCGTCCGAATTTTGACTTGCTTACATCGGCAGGGTTTGGAGGGAGTGACCGACAGATCCTTGAAAAGGCCGCCGCCCAGGCGCCGCGACTTCTGAAAGTCGCATATTCAGCCAGCAGCATGTGGACGGCCAACGCGGCAACAGTGTCCCCATCCGCTGATACAGCGGATGGCCGGCTGCATCTTACGGCTGCCAATCTATCCACCATGCTGCACCGATCCATCGAGCACCCGGACACGACGGCCTCTCTGCAGGCGATCTTTCGCGATGACCGGCACTTCTCGGTTCACGCCGCACTACCCATGCATCCGGACTTTGCCGACGAAGGGGCTGCCAACCATGTTCGTCTTTGTGCCGAGCATGGCCAACCTGGCGTGGAGCTGTTCGTCTATGGCCGGGAGGCGGGTGAAAGCACCGCAGGTTTCCCGGCGAGACAGACACGTCTTGCCGCCGAAAGCACTGCACGTGGGCATGGTTTGAGCGAAGGGCGTCGTGTTTTTGCACGCCAGTCCAGAGAAGCCATCAACGCCGGGGCTTTCCACAATGATGTGGTTTGCGTTGGCGCCCTCGATACACTGCTCTTCCATGAAGCCGCATTCGAGGACACGAAGGCTACTCTTGCGGATTTGCAGAAGGCGTCGCAGGGTTTGTTCGATCTCCAGCCTGTCATGGTGGCGTCTGCAGACGTCTCTCTACAGGACGCGATCCGTTCCTACCTGTTCAATTCCCAACTGCTGAGCATGCCCGGTGAATCCCGTCTGGTGCTGGTTGCGCCAACAGAGGTGCGCGAAACGGAATCAACGCGCGCCTATTGCGATAAGCTGGTGGACGGGAACGGCCCGATTGGCCGGGTACATTATGTTGACGTCAGGCAGTCCATGCGCAATGGCGGCGGCCCAGCCTGCTTGCGGTTGCGCGTGGTCATGACAGATGCCGAGCTAGCGACCTGCCATCAGGGTGTCCTGTTGACGGAAGAGCGGATCGACGCGCTGCAGGCGGTTGTGCGGAAATACTATCGGGACCGGCTCGCTCCGGGTGACCTCGCGGATTCGTCATTTGCCGATGAGTGCCGAATTGCGCGAGAGGCCTTGCTCGATGTTCTTGAGTTGGAGGAACTCGCATGA